Proteins encoded by one window of Deinococcus radiodurans R1 = ATCC 13939 = DSM 20539:
- a CDS encoding thymidylate synthase has protein sequence MDRTGTGTRSVFGYQMRFDLSEGFPLVTTKRVHLKSIIYELLWFLRGDSNVRWLQEHGVTIWDEWAREGGELGPVYGVQWRSWPDYGGGQIDQISQVIEQIKTNPDSRRLIVSAWNVAQIDEMALPPCHLLFQFYVADGKLSCQLYQRSADSFLGVPFNIASYALLTMMVAQVCGLEPGEFIWTGGDCHIYSNHMEQVERQLKREPRPLPKMRLNPAVKDMFAFQYEDFTLEGYDPHPGIKAEVAV, from the coding sequence ATGGACCGCACCGGCACCGGCACCCGCTCGGTGTTCGGGTATCAGATGCGCTTCGACCTCTCTGAAGGCTTTCCCCTGGTCACGACCAAGCGGGTGCACCTGAAGTCCATCATCTACGAGCTGCTGTGGTTTCTGCGCGGCGACAGCAACGTGCGCTGGCTGCAGGAGCACGGCGTGACCATCTGGGACGAATGGGCGCGCGAGGGCGGCGAACTCGGGCCGGTCTACGGCGTGCAGTGGAGAAGCTGGCCCGACTATGGCGGCGGGCAGATTGACCAGATTTCGCAGGTCATCGAGCAAATCAAGACGAATCCGGACTCAAGAAGGCTGATTGTCTCCGCCTGGAACGTGGCGCAGATTGACGAGATGGCCCTCCCCCCCTGCCACCTGCTCTTTCAGTTCTACGTGGCGGACGGGAAACTCAGTTGCCAGCTCTACCAGCGCAGCGCCGACAGCTTTCTGGGCGTGCCGTTCAACATCGCCAGTTACGCGCTGCTGACCATGATGGTGGCCCAGGTCTGCGGCCTCGAACCCGGCGAGTTCATCTGGACGGGTGGCGACTGCCACATCTACAGCAATCACATGGAGCAGGTGGAGCGCCAACTGAAGCGCGAGCCGAGGCCCTTGCCGAAGATGCGGCTCAATCCCGCAGTCAAAGACATGTTTGCTTTCCAGTACGAGGACTTTACGTTGGAAGGGTACGACCCGCATCCGGGCATCAAGGCGGAGGTGGCGGTATGA
- a CDS encoding dCMP deaminase family protein gives MTRPSFDDLGLATARLWATRSADPKVQVGACILDRHHRVVGVGYNGRAAGEPNERESLAQGASGYIHAEVNALLAANWNGEGHTLYVTHEPCSVCARLIVNSRRVGRVVFATPYRETARVEAGLPSGAEILRSAGIEVEDAQKGL, from the coding sequence ATGACGCGGCCCAGTTTCGACGACCTCGGCCTCGCCACCGCGCGGCTGTGGGCGACCCGCAGCGCCGACCCGAAGGTGCAGGTGGGCGCGTGCATCCTCGACCGGCACCACCGCGTGGTGGGCGTGGGCTACAACGGGCGGGCGGCGGGCGAGCCCAACGAGCGCGAAAGCCTGGCCCAGGGCGCGTCGGGCTATATCCACGCCGAGGTCAATGCGCTGCTCGCCGCCAACTGGAACGGCGAAGGCCACACGCTCTACGTCACCCACGAGCCGTGCTCGGTGTGCGCCCGCCTGATCGTCAATTCGCGGCGGGTGGGCCGGGTCGTGTTCGCCACGCCCTACCGCGAGACGGCCCGCGTCGAAGCCGGGCTTCCCAGCGGCGCGGAGATTTTGCGATCGGCGGGAATTGAGGTAGAAGATGCTCAGAAGGGACTGTAA
- a CDS encoding dihydrofolate reductase — MPWHLPADFAHFRALSVGKPNIMGRKVFDTLRRKPLPERVNIVLTRNENLKFDGCLIAHSPEEALQLAGDAPEIAIIGGEEIYRLYWDRLTRLEMTLIHAELDGDTFFPEIGPEWELAQETFRPADEKNRYDLTFQTWRRRGSGQP, encoded by the coding sequence ATGCCCTGGCATTTGCCGGCTGACTTTGCACATTTTCGGGCACTCAGCGTTGGCAAGCCAAATATTATGGGGCGCAAGGTCTTTGACACACTGAGACGTAAGCCTTTGCCCGAACGGGTCAACATTGTGCTCACCCGCAACGAGAACTTGAAATTCGACGGCTGTCTCATCGCCCATTCGCCCGAAGAAGCCCTCCAACTCGCCGGAGACGCTCCCGAAATCGCCATCATCGGCGGCGAGGAGATTTACCGGCTCTACTGGGACCGGCTGACCCGGCTGGAGATGACGCTGATTCACGCGGAACTGGACGGCGATACCTTCTTCCCCGAAATCGGGCCTGAGTGGGAACTGGCGCAGGAAACCTTCCGACCCGCCGACGAGAAGAATCGCTACGACCTGACTTTCCAGACGTGGCGACGGCGGGGCTCTGGGCAACCATGA